CGCCGCCCGGGCCGCCCGCAGCGCCACCCCCCGGCGGGAGAGCGTGGTCAGAGCCAGCGCCGTGGCGTCGGCGGCGTGGTGAGCTGGAGGCGCCGCCAGGCCCAGCGCCTGCGCCACCACCGCCTGCACCTGGGCCTTACTCGCCCGCCCCGAGCCGGTCAGCGCCCGCTTCACCGCCGCCGGGCTCAGGTTCTCCACCGGGATGCCTGCTTGGGCCGCCGCCAGGGAGATGGCCCCCCGCAGGTGGGCCAGGTGCAGGGCTGTGCGCGGGAAGGTATGGTGGGCGAAGATGTCCTCCAGCGCCACCACCTGTGGACGGTGCTCCCGCAGGATGGCGGACAGGTGGCGGTGCACCTCGGCCACGCGCGCTGCCAGCTCCGGCTGCGCGCTGCGGATGAGACCCAGCTCAATCGCCCGGCAGCCCTGGCGGTCGCCCTGGACGATGCTGTAACCGGTGACCCGAAGGCCGGGGTCGATACCCAGCGCGGTGATCATCCGCACAGGTGTTCGTCGTCGCGGCGGAAGCCACCTGCTACCTCTCGGCCGCAGGTCACGGCAGGGCCTGGGGCGACCGAAGGTGTATCGCCTTCTGCCGGATGGCGCCGAGGTGGTAGGCGATGTGCGCCACAGCGGCCACGGCCTGGCCAAAGGCTTCCGCCTCCCTCGCAGCGTGGGCCTCCACCGTGCGGCTCAGCTCCTGGTACCTTTGTCGCAGGTCCTGCTGCAGCCGCTCCCACCGCGGGCCATCAACCGCGCTGACGCGCCAGGCCGCATCCAGGGACGCCAGGGTGCTAAACAACCCCGCCTCGGGGCGGTTGTCGGTGAAGTAGCTCCACTGCTGGGCCGGCCCCTCGCACGCTTCCCGCAACACGGCCAGGAGCTGACCGATTGCCATCTCTAGTGTGGTCTCCGACACACGACCCTCCCTGAGGGAAGAAGAGCAGCGGGCAGACTTTCACCCGGCCCGAGGCATCCCGCCGGGGCGGAACCAGACACCGTCCTTTAGGCGAAGTCTACCCGGCCTGTTGCAGGATCTCCTCCGGGATGTCGAAGTTGGCGTAGGCGCGCTGCACGTCCTCGTGATCCTCCAGCGCCTCCATAAGCTGGAGGAGCTGCCTGGCCTCCTTGCCCTCCACCCGGACAGTGCTGCGCGGCAGCATGGTCACATCGGCGGAGACCAGGGGGATGCCGCGCGCCTGCAGTGCCTGCTTCACCCGCAGGAAGTCCTCGGGCGCGGTGATGACCTCGTAGGTCTCGTCGCTGGTGCGGACGTCCTCGGCGCCGGCCTCCAGGGCCACCAGCATCAGGTCGTCCTCGGTCACGGCGTGTCTGTCCACCTGGAGCTCGCCCTTCTGCTCGAACATCCAGGCGACCGAACCGGCTTCCCCGAAGCGCCCCCCGTGCCGGGTGAAGAGGGCACGCACCTCGCTGGCGGTGCGGTTGCGGTTGTCGGTGACGGCCTCCACCAGCACGGCCACCCCGCCCGGCGCATACCCCTCATAGGTGACCCGCTCCAGCGCCGCCCCACTCCCCTCGCCGGTGCCGCGCTGAATGGCGCGCTGTATGTTCTCGTTGGGCATGCCGGCCTCGCGGGCCCGCTCGATGGCCGTGCGCAGGCGCGGGTTGCCCTCCGGGTTCCCGCCGCCCTCCTTGGCCGCCACGGTGATCTCTCGGGAGAGACGGCTGAAGAGCTTGCCTCGCACCTGGTCCATCTTCTGCTTCTTTATGCGGATATTGTGCCACTTCGAGTGGCCGGACATGGTTCCCTCCCCCCGCGGACTCCACTACCAAATTATAGCCCATCGGCGTGGACTGCTCCGGGCAGGAGGCCTGTCAGGCTCCCGCGTCGATCACGGTGATCGTCTTTGAGGTGGAGGCGCCCTGCGGCGCGGTGGCGGTGACCGTGATCACGTAGCGGATCCCCCGCACAGGGAAGGCGGGACGGAAGTCGAAGACAAAGCGGCCCTGGTCGTCCGCGGGGATGAAACTCTCCACGATGCGCACAGCCACCAGCCCGCTGTCCGCCGCAACCACGATGCGGATGGTGGCTCCGGGTGAGGCCCGCCCGGTGACGGCAAACGGCGTGCGCACCTGGGCCCCGTCGGTGGGCGTCTCGATCACCAGCGCCGGGCCCGGGAGCGGGGCGGAGGCACCCTCAGGCGGAGGTGTGGGCAGCGGTTCTGGTTCCGGTGGCGGTTCCGTCCCCCGGATGTAGAGCTCACCGCCCCGCTGCACGATCTCCTCCGGCCGCGGCCAGTCGTCCGGAGGGACGCCCTGTAGCGCCGGCTTCATGAAGCTGGCCCAGATCTCTGCAGGCAGGCCCCCGCCGACCACGCGCCGCATGGGCGTGTTGTCATCGTTTCCCACCCAGACCGCAGCCACCAGGTGCGGGGTGTAGCCGATGAACCAGGCGTTGCGGTAATCATCGGTGGTACCCGTCTTCCCGGCGGCGGGACGGCCCAGGGCGGCGGCCCGTCCCGTCCCCCGGGTGATCACGCCCTTCAGGATATCTGTCATCAGGTAGGCCACCGCCGGCGGCAGGGCCACCTCACGCTCCGGGTAGGCCTCGTACAGCACCCGGCCCTCGGCGTCCGTGACCTTGCCGATGGCCACCGGGCGGACGCGCACGCCCAGGTTGGCCAGCACCCCGTAGGCCGAGGCCATCTCCAACGGCGTCACGTCGGCGGTGCCCAGGGCCAGGGAGAGGTGCGGCTGCAGGGGACTGGTGATGCCCATGCGCTTGGCGTATTCCACCACCCGGTCTGCGCCCAGCTCGGCGATAGTCTTGGCGGCGGGGACGTTCACCGACTGTTCCACTGCCTGCCGCAGCCGGATGGGCCCGCGGAACTTCCCGTCGTAGTTCTTGGGCTTCCACGGCTTGGACCCACGGATCTCGAAGACGACCGGCGTGTCCTCCAACACCCTGTCTGGGGTGAAGCCGTTGGCCAGCGCGGTGACGTAGATAAAGGGCTTGAACGCCGAGCCGGGCTGGCGGCGTGCCTGCCAGGCTCGGTTAAACTGGCTCTGGGCGAAGTCGTAACCTCCGATCATGGCCTTGATGTGGCCGGTGCGCGGGTCGATGGCCACCAGCGCCCCCTGGGAGAGCCGGAGGTTGCGCTCCTGGCCCCGCTCGATCCCCCGGCGGACGGCCTTCTCCGCCAGTGCCTGCAGGCGGACGTCCAGCGTGGTGTAGACCTCCAGGCCGCCGCGGTAGACCGAGTCCTCGCCGAACCGCTCCAGCAGCTGCGGCAGGATGAAGGAGACGAAGTAAGGGGCGCGGATGCCTACCAGTCCGGCACTGGGGGGCTTCAGGATGATGGTCTGCTTCCTGGCCGCCGCTGCCTGCGCCGGACTGATCATTCCCAGCGCGACCATCCGCTCCAGCACCAGCGCCTGCCGCGCCCGGGCCAGTGCCATGTTGCGGTAGGGGGTGTAGACGGACGGCGCCCGGATGATCCCCGCGAGCATCGCCCCCTCAGCCAGGGTCAGCTCTGCAGCCGGCTTGCCGAAGTACACCCGCGCGGCCATCTCGATCCCGTAGGCGCCCTGGCCGAAGTAGTACTCGTTCAGGTAGCGCTCCAGGATCTCGTCCTTGGTCAGTCGCCGCTCGATCTCCAGGGCCAGGGCGATCTCGGTCAGCTTGCGGCTGACGGCGCGCTCCCGGCTCAGGAACAGCAGGCGGGCCAGCTGCTGGGTGATGGTGCTGCCGCCCTCCACCAGCTCCCCCGACTGCAGGTTGTGCCACATGGCCCGGGCGATGCCGATCAGGTCCACGCCCCGGTGCTGGTAGAAGCGGGCGTCCTCGATGGCCAGCACCGCCTGGCGCACGTGCAGCGGAATCTGCTGCAGGGGGACGGTGGCCCGGTTCTCCCGGAAGAGGCTGGCCACCAGCTCCCCGTTGGCCGCGTAGATGCGGGTGGCCCGGCTGGGCGGGCTGAAGACACGGGTGACGTCGGGCAGGTCGCGGCGGGCCACCGCCACCACCACACCGGCGCCCACCCCCAGCGCGACCAATGCGACGAGGATCAGGACGACCAGCACGGTCGCCAGCAGGGAAAGGCGGGAGCGTCGGGGGGCACGACGGATGGGGGAGCCGCTGCCGCGGTGCTGCGAGGATCGGGTCGGAAGCGCGGTCATCGCGTGGTTTCTTTATACCGCAAAAAGGCCTGGCGCCGCCAGCAGCCGCCGGGGGGAGGTGATCGGGGTCATCACCCGTCTGCTGATTGCCCCCGAAGCCCCGCTGGGCGGTATGGCTGACCTCCGCGTTGTGGAATCAATCCAGGAGCGAAAGGCCGTCATAGCCGGCCTGGGGGAGGCTTTCATCGCCCTGCCCGGGGGAATCGGCACGCTGGACGAGTTCTTCGGGGTTGTGTCCTGGACCCAGTTGGGACTGCAGCGCAAACCCTGCGGCCTGCTCAACGTTTCGGGGTACTACGACCGGCTGATCGCCTTCCTGGACCACGCCCTGGAGGAGGGCTTCATCCGGCCAGAGCACCGGCCGCCTATCCAGGTGGGCACACGGCCGGAGGAGCTGCTGCAGCGCTGGGGATCGCGTAGTCCGCCGCCCTCAGTGCCGGGCCACAGGCAGCAACCCGTGGCGCCGTCGAACGTCGTTGATCGTCTCCAGGACCCCGCGTTCCACCGGGTAGTCCGGCCGAAAGCCGATTTCGGCCTGCAACGCCGAGTCATCGAGCTCCCAGGCGAGGCCGAATGTCCCCGGGAAGTACTCAATCTGAGCCCCGGGGAGGAGCTGGGTGATGTAGCTACCCACCTCGCGGATGGACCGCACATCGAAACGCGTGTTAAAGACCAGTGTGCGCGTGCGCTCAACCCGAAGGTAGTACTCGATGGGCCTGGCTATGTCCTCCACAGAACTCGCCCAGACCACCTTCTTCAGATCCCAGAGGCGCGCCGCCTCCAGCACCGCCAGGTGGCTGCCCACGTTCACCTGCACGGCTTGCGGTGGATTGAGGTCACAGGCCGGATGCAGCAACGAGGCCAGGTGCGCAATGCGGTCGACGCGGTGAGTACGGATGGCCTCACCGAGATCCCGCAGGCTCTCCGCATGGCCGGGAACCACGATAACGGCGCCAAGCTCCTCAGGGGTGAGGATCTCCTGCAGGACATTGACCGGGGACGGATCGAGGAGCACGACCTTCTGCCCGGCACGCACCAGCCGGCGTGCCAGGTGCGCACCGATGAAGCCAGTCCCTCCGGTAATGAGCACACCCATGGAGGAGTCCTCCTCCGGATCCGCGCGCCCTGCTCACCCGACCCGCCTGGAGACCGCTCCCCGCAGGCGTCCCAGGGCGGGAACCAGCACAATGAGCAGGGTAGCCATGAGCAGCGCTACCGTCAGCGGCCTGGTGAAGACCACCCACAACTCGCGCTGGTACAGGAGCAGGGTTTGTCGGAAGTACACTTCCAGCAGCGGCCCCAGGACGAACCCCACCACCAGCGGAGCAAGAGGGAGGCCTACCTGCCGCAACCCGTAGCCCAGCACGCCCGCAGCCAGCATGACGGCCACGTCAAAGAGGCGGTTGTTCACGGAGTAGGTCCCCACCACCGAGATGGTGACTACGAGGGGAACGAGGATCACCATCGGGGTGCGGGTGATGCTGGCAAACAGGGGCACCAGGGGCAGGTTCAGGACCAGAAGCATGGCGTTCCCGATGTACATACTGGCCACAAGCCCCCAGAAGACATCCGGGTGCTGGGACATCAGCAGAGGGCCGGGAGTCACCCCGTGGACGACGAATCCCCCAAGCAACATGGCTGTGGCCGGGGCAAACGGCAACCCCAGCGCCAGGAGCGGCACCAGCGCCCCAGACGTGGCTGCGTTGTTGGCAGCTTCCGGACCGGCCACCCCCTCG
This genomic stretch from Armatimonadota bacterium harbors:
- a CDS encoding crossover junction endodeoxyribonuclease RuvC, translated to MITALGIDPGLRVTGYSIVQGDRQGCRAIELGLIRSAQPELAARVAEVHRHLSAILREHRPQVVALEDIFAHHTFPRTALHLAHLRGAISLAAAQAGIPVENLSPAAVKRALTGSGRASKAQVQAVVAQALGLAAPPAHHAADATALALTTLSRRGVALRAARAA
- a CDS encoding YebC/PmpR family DNA-binding transcriptional regulator: MSGHSKWHNIRIKKQKMDQVRGKLFSRLSREITVAAKEGGGNPEGNPRLRTAIERAREAGMPNENIQRAIQRGTGEGSGAALERVTYEGYAPGGVAVLVEAVTDNRNRTASEVRALFTRHGGRFGEAGSVAWMFEQKGELQVDRHAVTEDDLMLVALEAGAEDVRTSDETYEVITAPEDFLRVKQALQARGIPLVSADVTMLPRSTVRVEGKEARQLLQLMEALEDHEDVQRAYANFDIPEEILQQAG
- a CDS encoding PBP1A family penicillin-binding protein → MTALPTRSSQHRGSGSPIRRAPRRSRLSLLATVLVVLILVALVALGVGAGVVVAVARRDLPDVTRVFSPPSRATRIYAANGELVASLFRENRATVPLQQIPLHVRQAVLAIEDARFYQHRGVDLIGIARAMWHNLQSGELVEGGSTITQQLARLLFLSRERAVSRKLTEIALALEIERRLTKDEILERYLNEYYFGQGAYGIEMAARVYFGKPAAELTLAEGAMLAGIIRAPSVYTPYRNMALARARQALVLERMVALGMISPAQAAAARKQTIILKPPSAGLVGIRAPYFVSFILPQLLERFGEDSVYRGGLEVYTTLDVRLQALAEKAVRRGIERGQERNLRLSQGALVAIDPRTGHIKAMIGGYDFAQSQFNRAWQARRQPGSAFKPFIYVTALANGFTPDRVLEDTPVVFEIRGSKPWKPKNYDGKFRGPIRLRQAVEQSVNVPAAKTIAELGADRVVEYAKRMGITSPLQPHLSLALGTADVTPLEMASAYGVLANLGVRVRPVAIGKVTDAEGRVLYEAYPEREVALPPAVAYLMTDILKGVITRGTGRAAALGRPAAGKTGTTDDYRNAWFIGYTPHLVAAVWVGNDDNTPMRRVVGGGLPAEIWASFMKPALQGVPPDDWPRPEEIVQRGGELYIRGTEPPPEPEPLPTPPPEGASAPLPGPALVIETPTDGAQVRTPFAVTGRASPGATIRIVVAADSGLVAVRIVESFIPADDQGRFVFDFRPAFPVRGIRYVITVTATAPQGASTSKTITVIDAGA
- a CDS encoding NAD(P)-dependent oxidoreductase, with the protein product MGVLITGGTGFIGAHLARRLVRAGQKVVLLDPSPVNVLQEILTPEELGAVIVVPGHAESLRDLGEAIRTHRVDRIAHLASLLHPACDLNPPQAVQVNVGSHLAVLEAARLWDLKKVVWASSVEDIARPIEYYLRVERTRTLVFNTRFDVRSIREVGSYITQLLPGAQIEYFPGTFGLAWELDDSALQAEIGFRPDYPVERGVLETINDVRRRHGLLPVARH